In one Lycium barbarum isolate Lr01 chromosome 7, ASM1917538v2, whole genome shotgun sequence genomic region, the following are encoded:
- the LOC132603039 gene encoding class V chitinase-like yields the protein MTSKNLFSFLFLLVLPFSIFSDSTGWIKSGFWYTGSEFPVPEIPSTLFTHLHFAFAYINTSSFELYISHSDEPYISTFSNTVKQKNPSAITLLSIWGGKDESPGFFAMTSEFSRRKSFIRTSIKTARQYGFQGLDLVGVNPNTAVNMTNMRTFIEEWRTALNSESENSLILTMGAYYSPMLDSMTYPVDTIVKNFDWVHLIAYDYCLPIKDNFTGAHAALYDPASKRNTDYGIKEWIRSGLPANKIVLGLAYHGYAWTLVNPNHNTVGSPAGGLAITPDGSMSYRFIKWYMKSYGATAIYNSTYVVNYVTIQSFWIGYDDVEAIRTKVSYAKDKGLLGFAAFQIPSDDVDWELSKAASDEKEEEDQHGSKRRLLAILLPTITITILLISTILCIFKKKTIRSEGIRELNERAIGRNMKVFSFDQIKEATDNFSIKNKIGEGGFGPVYKVLVIQLLLYPFTGVLNYISNARRSQNLKHKYIGNRVMGWQAFRNNHIQLRKQRNYKVTSPWLCITYHLATFNCYHSKFIGRKKKKLFFV from the exons ATGACTTCCAAAAACCTATTCTCCTTCCTCTTTCTACTTGTCCTTCCGTTTTCGATTTTTTCTGATTCAACAGGTTGGATAAAATCTGGTTTCTGGTATACTGGCAGTGAGTTTCCAGTTCCTGAAATTCCTTCCACTCTGTTCACACACCTTCACTTTGCCTTTGCATATATCAACACTTCAAGTTTTGAGCTTTACATATCTCACTCTGATGAACCGTATATATCAACCTTCTCAAACACAGTGAAGCAAAAGAATCCATCAGCTATCACACTTCTATCCATCTGGGGAGGAAAGGATGAGTCCCCTGGCTTTTTCGCTATGACTAGCGAATTTTCTCGTAGGAAATCGTTCATCAGAACATCGATAAAAACTGCTCGACAATATGGATTTCAAGGACTAGATCTTGTTGGTGTCAACCCAAATACGGCTGTCAACATGACCAATATGAGAACATTTATTGAAGAGTGGCGGACAGCGCTTAATTCTGAGTCCGAGAATTCATTGATCTTGACTATGGGAGCATATTACTCACCCATGCTAGATTCCATGACCTATCCAGTAGATACAATTGTCAAAAACTTTGATTGGGTTCATCTCATAGCATATGACTATTGCTTGCCTATAAAAGATAATTTTACAGGAGCACATGCAGCTTTATATGATCCAGCTAGCAAGCGAAATACAGACTATGGTATAAAAGAATGGATCAGGAGTGGATTACCAGCCAATAAAATAGTTCTAGGTTTAGCATACCATGGCTATGCATGGACACTTGTGAATCCAAATCATAACACGGTGGGTTCACCTGCAGGAGGTCTCGCAATAACACCAGATGGATCGATGAGCTATAGATTCATCAAGTGGTATATGAAAAGTTATGGAGCTACAGCCATCTATAACTCAACTTATGTTGTGAACTATGTGACTATTCAATCATTTTGGATTGGTTATGATGACGTCGAGGCTATCAGAACTAAAGTTTCTTATGCGAAGGATAAGGGGCTTCTTGGTTTTGCCGCATTCCAAATTCCTAGCGATGATGTTGATTGGGAGCTCTCAAAAGCAG CCTCggatgaaaaagaagaagaagaccaaCACGGTAGCAAGAGAAGGTTACTGGCAATTCTTCTGCCAACGATCACTATCACCATTCTCCTAATAAGTACAATTTTGTGTATCTTCAAAAAGAAAACTATAAGATCTGAAG GTATCAGGGAATTGAATGAAAGAGCTATAGGTCGTAATATGAAAGTTTTCAGCTTTGATCAAATAAAAGAAGCTACAGACAATTTCTCCATTAAAAACAAGATTGGAGAGGGAGGCTTTGGACCTGTTTATAAGGTATTGGTAATCCAACTATTACTGTATCCTTTTACAGGCGTTTTGAATTACATCTCTAATGCGAGGCGATCACAGAATCTGAAGCATAAATATATCGGGAATAGAGTAATGGGGTGGCAGGCATTCAGAAATAACCATATTCAATTAAGAAAACAAAGAAACTACAAAGTAACAAGTCCCTGGTTGTGCATAACATACCATTTAGCTACCTTCAATTGTTATCACAGTAAATTCattggaagaaagaaaaaaaaacttttttttgtttaa
- the LOC132603040 gene encoding PHD finger-like domain-containing protein 5A — protein MAKHHPDLIMCRKQPGIAIGRLCEKCDGKCVICDSLVRPCTLVRVCDECNYGSFQGHCVICGGVGISDAYYCKECTQLEKDRDGCPKIVNLGSAKTDLFYERKKYGFKKR, from the coding sequence ATGGCCAAGCATCACCCTGACTTGATCATGTGCAGGAAACAGCCAGGAATAGCTATTGGACGCCTTTGTGAGAAATGTGATGGTAAGTGTGTTATCTGTGATTCTCTTGTGCGTCCTTGCACGCTGGTGCGAGTTTGTGACGAGTGCAACTATGGTTCCTTTCAGGGCCATTGCGTGATCTGTGGAGGTGTGGGTATTTCTGATGCTTACTATTGCAAAGAGTGTACTCAGCTGGAGAAAGACAGGGACGGATGTCCTAAGATTGTCAATCTTGGTAGTGCAAAGACTGATCTGTTCTATGAACGTAAAAAATATGGTTTCAAAAAACGATAG
- the LOC132603037 gene encoding PHD finger-like domain-containing protein 5A: MAKHHPDLIMCRKQPGIAIGRLCEKCDGKCVICDSYVRPCTLVRVCDECNYGSFQGRCVICGGVGISDAYYCKECTQQEKDRDGCPKIVNLGSAKTDLFYERKKYGFKKR; encoded by the coding sequence ATGGCCAAGCATCACCCTGACTTGATCATGTGCCGGAAACAGCCAGGAATAGCTATTGGACGCCTTTGTGAGAAATGTGATGGCAAGTGTGTTATCTGTGATTCTTATGTGCGTCCTTGCACGCTGGTGCGAGTTTGTGACGAGTGCAACTATGGTTCCTTTCAGGGCCGTTGCGTGATCTGTGGAGGTGTGGGTATTTCTGATGCTTACTATTGCAAAGAGTGTACTCAGCAGGAGAAAGACAGGGACGGATGTCCTAAGATTGTCAATCTTGGTAGTGCAAAGACTGATCTGTTCTATGAACGTAAAAAATATGGTTTCAAAAAACGATAG